The following are encoded in a window of Onthophagus taurus isolate NC chromosome 3, IU_Otau_3.0, whole genome shotgun sequence genomic DNA:
- the LOC111420745 gene encoding protein takeout-like, which produces MFKTVFLVVQLTFLVNSLKLPSYLNQCSFSDPNLNDCIKINGNKAISSLVKGDAKYKIIDLKPFKSPKIVLDSGKHLKIVLTDVTVNNLDHLVLNEIKFDKSKPGLYFKGSIDDLSLEGLYNMTGQILVLPLNGEGNVEATLHEGEYVYEITMDVITKKNTDYYKIKSSKVDYVLKRGYFHFDNLFNGNKELGDRMNQFIDENWTVIADEIKPALAETIRSVVDSVFSGYFSTVPIKDIFSDYTK; this is translated from the exons ATGTTTAAAACAGTTTTCCTTGTGGtacaattaacttttttagttaattcattaaaattgc cttCTTACCTTAATCAATGCAGTTTTTCTGATCCAAATTTAAAtgattgtattaaaataaacggAAACAAAGCAATTTCATCTTTGGTAAAAGGTGacgcaaaatacaaaataatcgatttaaaaccTTTCAAGTCACCAAAAATAGTTTTGGATTCaggaaaacatttaaaaatcgtattaaCCGATGTCACGGTTAATAATTTGGATCATTTGGTgttaaacgaaattaa atttgacaAATCTAAACCGGGTTTGTATTTTAAAGGAAGCATCGATGATTTATCTTTGGAAGGGCTTTATAATATGACTGGGCAAATTTTGGTTTTACCTTTAAATGGAGAAGGAAATGTTGAAGCGACATTAc ATGAGGGTGAATATGTTTATGAAATCACCATGGATGTTATAACCAAAAAGAACAcggattattataaaataaaatcgtcAAAGGTTGATTATGTGTTAAAAAGGGGATATTTTCatttcgataatttatttaatggtaATAAAGAGTTGGGCGATCGAATGAATCagtttattgatgaaaattggaCTGTTATTGCTGATGAAATTAAGCCGGCTTTAGCAGAAACAATTCGATCAGTGGTTGATAGTGTTTTTAGTGGCTATTTTTCGACAGTTCcaattaaagatattttttcagattatacaaaataa